The Halostella limicola genome includes the window ACAGGCGATTCGTCGTCGACTCAGTCACGAACGGGAACTCGACGTTCTCGCCGACGGCGTTTCCGCAATTCGGGGTGAACAGTCGTGAATCTCAGCGTCGTCATCACGACGTACGACCGTCAGGACGATTTAGTCGAGTGCCTCCGTTCGCTCTCTTCCCAGTTTGATCCGCCAGAGGAGGTTATCGTCGTGGACGATGGAGACGTGGATACCACCCAACAGCGACTCTCAAACGAGGACCTAGAGTCGGTTGAACTCGTCTCGGGAAAAGGAACAGGACTCCCAGCGGCTCGCAACGCAGGGATAGAAGCGGCCACCGGTGACGTGGTCGCGTTCGTGGACGATGACGTGATTCTCCCGTCGAACTGGACGCAAGAGCTCCGACGGACGTACGAACGATTCCCCGAAGCCGCCGGCGTCGGCGGATACGTCCTCAACTACAGCCCAGATGGAATCAACAAGGCCAACGTCGAATCGTTCAGGTACCGTCTCCTGCAGGGGATCCGGATGGCGTTTCTTCACGATAAAGTAGGGGAGGTGAGCCCCATCGGTATCCTCTGGGCACCACACGTGTTCATGACCTCAACCATCCGCTTCGTAGACACGTTACAGGGCTGTAATATGTCCTTTCGGGCGGAAGTGTTCGAATCGACTCGATTCGATGAATGGTACGGGAGTACAGGCTCTTCAGCCTGCGAGGAGCTGGACTTTTGTACCCGCCTTTCCGCCAACGGCCACCAACTTATCTACAACCCCCGCATGGTCGCGGTACATAAGCGCTCGATCGACGGATTGAACGATGAACGGTCGGGCGAACCGAACTACGGGAATATGGCCAATCTGACCTACTTCATTCTGAGCCATCCGAATATGGGTCTTCTCAACTTACTGTTGTTCGTTTCCGCAGTGTCCGTGTACACTGCAATTAGCGTTGATACCGGATATCTCGGGGCGGTGAAAGACGGCATTCTCGCCTATCGTCGCTCCGAATCCGAAACTCCGGTACAGATCGATGGAGGCGACTCCAGTGGCCAGTAACTCCGACGAAACGGTCTCGGTTGTGATCCCGACGTACTACCGTAATGACGAACTCGACGCGGCCGTAGAGAGCGTTTTCGCACAGCGGTACGATCCCATAGAGATAGTCGTCGTCGACGACTCCGGAGAAGCCCACGCCGCACCAGTCGTGGCAGACGACGACCGCGTGACGTACGTGCCGCTGGAAGAGAACCGCGGTCCGTACGCAGCCCGGGAGATCGGGATAGAGCGATCCACAGGGCGATACGTCCAAC containing:
- a CDS encoding glycosyltransferase family 2 protein, encoding MNLSVVITTYDRQDDLVECLRSLSSQFDPPEEVIVVDDGDVDTTQQRLSNEDLESVELVSGKGTGLPAARNAGIEAATGDVVAFVDDDVILPSNWTQELRRTYERFPEAAGVGGYVLNYSPDGINKANVESFRYRLLQGIRMAFLHDKVGEVSPIGILWAPHVFMTSTIRFVDTLQGCNMSFRAEVFESTRFDEWYGSTGSSACEELDFCTRLSANGHQLIYNPRMVAVHKRSIDGLNDERSGEPNYGNMANLTYFILSHPNMGLLNLLLFVSAVSVYTAISVDTGYLGAVKDGILAYRRSESETPVQIDGGDSSGQ